Within Streptomyces albofaciens JCM 4342, the genomic segment GCCGTGCCGCTGGAGAACGCGCTGGGCGGCTGGCAGGGCTCGCTGGCCTCGTGGGCGCTGCTGGCCGCGGTCGCCGCCGTCGTCTGGATCCCGCAGGCGGTGCTCGCGCGTCGCGGTACGCGGCACGGGCAGCCCGCCGCGACGCCCGCGCACGCCGCCGAGGACGGCCCGAAGCTGAGCCGTTCCCCGCTGGCCTGGCAGGTCACGCTCTTCATGGGCTCGCAGTCGCTGATCGCGTACGTGATGATCGCCTGGATGCCGACGATCTTCACCGACCACGGCATGAGCAAGGCCACGGCCGGGCTGGTCTTCGCCTTCAGCACGCTGGTGCAGATGGCCGGTTCGTTCGTGGTGCCGATGCTCGCCGGCCGGATGCGGCGGCAGCGGCTGCTGGCCGTCGCCGTCACCGCCCTGATGGCCTGCGGCATCGTCGGTCTGCTCGTGGCCCCGGTGGCCGGCGCCTGGGTCTGGGCGATTCTCCTGGGCATCGGCCAGGGCGGCGCGCTCGGCCTGGCACTGACGATGATGGTGCTGCGCTCCGGCGACGCGCACACCGCCGCCCGCCTCTCGGGCATGGCGCAGACCTGGGGCTACCTGCTCGCCGCCGCCGGACCGCTGGTTCTCGGCGCGGTGCACCAGGCGACGCACGGCTGGACGGTGCCGATCGTGCTGCTGCTGGCCGTCTGCGCGGGCCTGGTGCTGCTGGGGATGGGCGCGGGGCGCGACCGGAGGATCGGCGCCTGATCCCGTACGTTCCAAAGGCCCCGTGACGTTCCGAAGGGCCCTCTGACGTTCCGAAGGGCCCCGTGGACCGCTTGCCGTGCTCGCGATCCACGGGGCCGCTTCCGTACGGGGCCACTTCCGTACGTAGGTGTATGGATCTCGTAACCGTACGGGGCTCGTAACAGGACGGGGCTCGTATCCGTACGGACTCCGCAGCCGTACGAACCTGACCTTCACACCGACGTGACCCGGCGACGCCCCGATGATTCCAACGGCACGCACCAACCACAACGCGCCGACCAGGCGTACCTGCCTTACCGTGCCCCCATGAGCGATGCGCTGCACACCGGCCACGGCCCCCGCTCGCGGCTGACCCGCAGGGGCCGGCTGTTCCTGGCCATCGGTCTCTGCGTCGTCCTGGCGCTGATCGCGGTGCTGGTCACGCGCCTGCTCGGCGGGCCCGGCCAGCCTCCCCTCACCATCCCGGAGGGCTGGCGCGCGACCCAGGTGTACGCGGCGGCCGACAAGGCCCTCGGCGTCGCGCCCGGCACCACGAAGAAGGCCGCGACGCGCGCCCGGCTGAAGCTGCCGGAGGCGGCGAAGGGCGATCCGGAGGGTTTTCTCTACCCCGCGACGTATCCGGTGGACGACGACACCACGCCCGAGTCGCTGCTCTCGTTCATGACCAACACCGCGGCCGAGAAGCACGCCGCCGACGGCATCCGTGCGTACGAGACGGTGATCACCGCTTCCATCGTGCAGGCCGAGGCCGACCGGCCCGCCGACATGGGCAAGGTCGCCCGGGTGATCGAGAACCGGCTCGACCGGGGCATGCCCCTCCAGATGGACTCGACCATCAACTACGCCCTCGGACGCAGCTCCCTCAACACCAGCCACACGGACACCAAGCTCAACAGCCCGTACAACACCTACCGGCACAAGGGCCTGCCGCCGACCCCGATCGACAACCCCGGCCAGGACGCCCTCCGGGCCGCGGCCCGGCCGCCCGCGGGTGACTGGCTGTACTTCGTGACGGTCGCCCCCGGCGACACCCGCTTCACCGCCGACTACGCGCAGCACCGCGCGAACGTACGGGAGTTCAACGAACGGCACGGGCGGTAGCACCGCCGGCCGGCCCGCCCGTACTCGGCGCAGGCCCGGTGTCAGTGGTGCCCGGTATAACTTCCCGCATGGCACTGACGTGGAAGTTGGTCATCGACAGCACGAACGCCTCCGCGCTGGCGGACTTCTGGGCCGCGGCCCTGGAGTACGAGGTGGAGGACCCCAGCGCTCTCATCGAACAGCTGCTGGCCGCCGGCCACCTCAAGGAGGAAGCGGTCGCCGAGCACCACGGCCGCAAGACCTTCCGCGGTTACGCCGCGATACGCCACCCCGAGGACCCGTACGACGAGACCAGCGGCGTCGGCCGCGGACGACGCCTGCTCTTCCAGGACGTTCCCGAAGGGAAGACAGGCAAGAACCGTCTGCACCTGGATGTCCACAGCGGACCCGGTGGCCTGGAGGCGCTGGTGACCCGCCTGGAGAGCCTGGGGGCAACGCGCGTCCGGGAGGTGGATCAGGGCCCGGCCGGACGCTGGTGGCTCATGCAGGACCCGGAGGGGAACGAGTTCTGCGCCGCGCAGGGCGGGGCGTGATGGCCGTGCCGGTGGAAGACGGCTCGGCGAGCTCAGGGTGCGGCCGTCCCCGCCCCCGCTCCGAGCGCGACGCCCACCCACGCAAAACGCCCGGCCGGATCCCCGGCCGAGCGCCTGCTCCCAGTACCGCGATCCGCGCGCCTACTCCTCGCCCGCCACCGTCAACGACCGCAGCTTGCGCCCCGCGTACCAGGTCGCCAGGCCCGTGACCGCCACCAGGAGGACGACCGCCAGCGGCAGTCCCACCTCCGAGGTGACCGCGCCCTCCGCGCCGATCTTCTGGCCTGTCGCGAGCGCCCACTGCTGCACGCTCAGGGTGCGCGCGCCCGCCACCAGGTTGCCGACCAGGGTTTCCCACACCAGGGCGTAGACCAGGCCGAAGACGACCGCGTGCCGGCTGACCGTGCCGAAGAACAGGAACAGCGCGCTGTACGCGACGGAGGCCACGGCCGCGGCGACCGCGTACGCCACCGCGATCTGCTGGCTGTTGCCGTTCAGGACGAAGCCGGCGATCAGGACCGGGACCGCCGAGAACGCGGCCGTCACGCCGATCGCCACGACCAGTTTGGTGAAGATGACCGAGGACCGGCGCAGCGGCTTGGCCAGCAGGTAGACGACCGAGCCGTCGTCGATCTCCGGGCCGATCGCGCCCGTACCGGCGATGACGCCGATCAGCGGGACCATCGTCGCGAGCGCGAAGGTGCCCAGGACGCCGTTGGCGGTGGAGTCGTCGGCGCCCGCCAGGGCCCGGACGGCGACGGAGATGACGATCAGGAGGGCGGGCAGCGCGAACAGGATGAGCGCGCGGCGCCGGCCGAGCAGCGCCCGGTAGGTGAGCCGGGCGACGGTGGGGTTGAAGACCGAGGGCACCGGGGCGGGGCCCGCAGCGGGCGCCGGGGACGGGTCCGGCCGGACCGATGAGGTCGCTGACATCGCTTACAGGCTCCTTTCAGGCCGCGACGAGGTAGGAGAAGACCGATTCCAGGGACTCGTCGGAGGGCGAGACCGTCAGGAGGCGGATGCCGTGGTCGCGGGCGACCCGCGGCAGCAGGGCGGTGAAGCGCGGGAAATCGACGGCCTGGATGCGCAGCGCGCCGTCCTGGAGGTCGACCTCGATCCCGGCCGTGGACGGGTCGGCGATCAGGGCGGCGGCCAGCGCCCGGTCGTCGGTGGAGCGTACGAGGTAGCGGTGCGGCCGGTCCGTCATCAGGCGGCGGATCTTGCGGAAGTCGCCGGACGCCGCGTGCCGCCCGGCGACCACCACCTCGATGTGCGAGGCCAGTTGCTCGACCTCTTCGAGGATGTGGGAGGAGAACAGGACCGTACGGCCGTCGGCGCCCATCCGCCGCAGCAGGTCCATCAGCTGCATCCGCTGCCGCGGGTCCATACCGTTGAACGGCTCGTCCAGCAGGAGCACGGACGGGTCGTGGACCAGCGCCGACGCCATCTTCACGCGCTGGCGCATGCCCTTGCTGTACGTGGAGATGCGGCGGTCCTGCGCGTATTCCATCTCGACGGTGGCCAGCGCCCGCCGCGCGGCGTCCTTGCCCAGGCCGTGCAGTTCGGCGTTGGCGACGACGAACTCGCGGCCGGTGAGGAAGTCGTACATGGCCTCGCGCTCGGGCACGATGCCGATGTGGCGGTAGACGCTCTCGTTGCGCCAGACGGTGCGGCCGTCGAGGGTGACGGTCCCGCCGGACGGCGCGAGGAAGCCGCCCATCATGTTGATCAGTGTGGACTTGCCCGCGCCGTTGGGGCCGAGCAGGCCGGTGACACCGGGGCCGATGGTCATGGTGATGTCGTTGACGGCAACGACGTTGCCGAACCACCGGGAGACGTGGTCGATCTGGATGGTCGTCATGGGCGCGGCCCGTTCCTTCGGAGAGTTCGCAGGGCGGTGGCGGGCGTCGGGAGCGCCTTCCGGCGCGCGGGGCGGGCGGTCACAGGCCGGCCTTCCGGTAGCGGCGCATCAGCAGCGCGTACGAGCCCGCGACGGCGCACAGGGTGACCAGGAGCGCCACCAGGCCGGCGGCGGTGGACGGCTGGACCTCGTCGGGGAACGACGCGGTGCCGCCCAGGAACGTCGCCTGCACGCTGTCGATGAGCGTGATGGGCGAGCACAGCGCGAGCCAGCCGACGACGCCCTCCTGGCCCTGTACGGCGGCGATGCCCTGGACGGCGCTCACCGCGGCGTACGGGATCGTCAGCGCGGCGATGACGGCGGCGACGCCGAAGCCGCGGCGCGGGGTCAGCGCGGAGATCACCAGGCCGAGGCCGGCGAACAGCAGCGAGAGCAGCGCCACCGAGACCAGGCCCTGGGCCAGCCCCTTGGTCTGGTCGACGAAGTCCATCTTGGCCAGCAGCGCGCCCACGTAGAGGATCAGCAGCGGCGCGGCGGTCAGGATGAACAGCGCGCTCGCCATCGCGGCGAACTTCGCCGCCACGTAGTCGACGCGCTCGATGGGGCGCGAGAAGTACAGCGGCACCGTCCGGAAGCGCAGGTCCCGGGAGACGGACTGGGGTGCCTGGGCGGCCAGGTAGAGGCCGATGACCGCCTGGAGGTAGATCGCGTACCTGGTGTACGCCACCGGAAGGTCGTTCATCTTCGCGAAGACCGCGACCGCCACCATGATGCCCGCGGGCAGGCACATCACGGCGAACAGCAGCATCGGCAGCACCTTGGACCTGGCGGAGCGGCCCAGCCCGTAGGCGCCGCGCAGGCTCTGTGAGAACAGCGAGCGGCGGGCGTAGGCGCGGCCGAGGCGCGGGCCGTCGAAGTGGCGGTAGCCGATGTCGTGGATGACGTCCTGCGCCGCTCCGGAGGGCGCGGGGGTCCTGGTCTCAGGCGGCATCGGGGGCGCCTCCGTCCTTGGGGGCTCGGTGGGCGGTCGTTGCGGGGGCCTTCGCTGAGGGTGGGGCATCCGCTGTGGTGGAGGCCTGAGCCGTGGTGGGCGCCTCCGCTGCGGTGGGGGCCTCCGCCGTGGTGGCGGCTGGGTCGGTCGAGGCGTCCGCGCGGGCCGGTGCGTCCGGGGTTTGCGCAGCCTGGGTACGCGCGGGCTGAGTACGCGCGGTCTGGGCGTCCTGCCCGCCGGCCGCGTCCCCGTTCTGGAAGACCTCGGATATGCGGTGCCGGCGCTGTTCCATCCGTACCAGTCCGAGCCCCAGGTCGGCGACGGTGTCGCGCAGCAGGTCGTACGTCTCCTCGCCGGTGGCCTCCACGTACAGCAGGTGGGCGGCGGAGGCCACGCCCTGCGAGCCGGGTGTCGCGGTGGTCACCGCGACCCCGGCACGGGTCAGGGCCGCGCGCAGCGCTTCCGTACCGTCCGGATGCTCGTCGGTGTCCGTGACCTCGACGGCCAGGGAGGCGGTGAGCTGCATGAAGTCGTCGGTTGCGGAGGAGCGCAGCAGCTTGCCGCCGTCGATGACGACGACGTGGTCGCAGGTGCGCTCCAGCTCGCCCAGGAGGTGCGAGGTGACCAGGACCGAAATGCCGAACTCTGTGTACACACGGCGGATCAGGCCGAGCATCTCGTCGCGGCCGACCGGGTCCAGGCCGTTGGTCGGCTCGTCCAGGAACACCAGCTGCGGGTCGTGGACGAGCGCCTGGGCCAGCTTGACCCGCTGCTTCATGCCCGTCGAGTAGCCGCCGATGGGGCGGTAGCGCTCCTCGTAGAGGCCGACGTGCCGCAGCGTGTCGGCGGTGCGCTCGCGGGCCGCGGTCGGCGGCAGGCCCGACATCCGCGCCATGTGGACGACGAACTCGGTGGCCGAGACGTCCGGCGGCAGGCAGTCGTGCTCCGGCATGTAGCCGACGCGCTCGCGGATGGCGCCGCCCTCCGTGGCCACGTCCAGGCCGAGGACGGCCGCGGACCCCTCGCTGGCCGGGGCGAGCCCCAGCAGCAGCTTGATCAGGGTGGACTTGCCGGCGCCGTTGGCACCCACCAGGCCGGTCACCCCGGGGCCGATGTCCACGGTGAGCCGGTCCAGCGCGGTCACCCTCGGGTACCGCTTGCTCAGGCTTTCGGTCACGATCACAGTCACGTCATCGACGGTAGTGGCGCGGACCACACCGGTCGTCAGACCAGGCGGCTGGATCAGCGTCCGACCACAGGCGTAGGGGCCCGTAGGGGAGGTCGTGCTTTGGTTCCCCCCGGTGCGGTGGTGGACGGGCGTAGGTGGGCTCTGTCGGCGCGGTGGCGCGGCGATGGGGTGACGGGGCGACGGGATGACAGGCGGCGGGGCGATGGGGCGACGGGTGGCCGGGGGGGCGGGGCGGCGTAAGGACCGCGGGAGCGCGTGCCGCGCCGCGGGTTTTCCACAGGCTCGACGGACCCCTTGACGTCACCGCCGAGCATTGTCACATTCATCAGTGTCAAGTTACGGGCACGTACCGCGATGATCGGCTCACGGACGGGACGGACGGTTGGCCATGACCTCAGCGACAGGGGCCGCGACGGCCCGCAGGGGCGGCGGGGGACGCGGACTCGCCGCCGACCTACGGGGGTTCAAAGAGGTGCAGCGGCTGGCGTACGCCTGTGCCGAGGCGGTCGCCGCACAGCTCAGGCCGGGGGTGACGGAGCGGGAGGCGGCGCGGATGCAGCGCCG encodes:
- a CDS encoding ABC transporter permease subunit, translating into MSATSSVRPDPSPAPAAGPAPVPSVFNPTVARLTYRALLGRRRALILFALPALLIVISVAVRALAGADDSTANGVLGTFALATMVPLIGVIAGTGAIGPEIDDGSVVYLLAKPLRRSSVIFTKLVVAIGVTAAFSAVPVLIAGFVLNGNSQQIAVAYAVAAAVASVAYSALFLFFGTVSRHAVVFGLVYALVWETLVGNLVAGARTLSVQQWALATGQKIGAEGAVTSEVGLPLAVVLLVAVTGLATWYAGRKLRSLTVAGEE
- the mltG gene encoding endolytic transglycosylase MltG — protein: MSDALHTGHGPRSRLTRRGRLFLAIGLCVVLALIAVLVTRLLGGPGQPPLTIPEGWRATQVYAAADKALGVAPGTTKKAATRARLKLPEAAKGDPEGFLYPATYPVDDDTTPESLLSFMTNTAAEKHAADGIRAYETVITASIVQAEADRPADMGKVARVIENRLDRGMPLQMDSTINYALGRSSLNTSHTDTKLNSPYNTYRHKGLPPTPIDNPGQDALRAAARPPAGDWLYFVTVAPGDTRFTADYAQHRANVREFNERHGR
- a CDS encoding VOC family protein, translated to MALTWKLVIDSTNASALADFWAAALEYEVEDPSALIEQLLAAGHLKEEAVAEHHGRKTFRGYAAIRHPEDPYDETSGVGRGRRLLFQDVPEGKTGKNRLHLDVHSGPGGLEALVTRLESLGATRVREVDQGPAGRWWLMQDPEGNEFCAAQGGA
- a CDS encoding CynX/NimT family MFS transporter, encoding MSGTRPEAPLIDAEEDLAPAPPVAAARRRLRAHPVLVLLGIVLASLNMRAALAGVSPLVSEIGTHFHLAATASSLVTTIPLVFMGLGSIVAPKLARRWGTETVLCGALVLLCGGILLRIAPPVVALFVGCAVVGTSIALLNVLMPGLIKRDFPERAAGMTALYSTAMILGATVSAASAVPLENALGGWQGSLASWALLAAVAAVVWIPQAVLARRGTRHGQPAATPAHAAEDGPKLSRSPLAWQVTLFMGSQSLIAYVMIAWMPTIFTDHGMSKATAGLVFAFSTLVQMAGSFVVPMLAGRMRRQRLLAVAVTALMACGIVGLLVAPVAGAWVWAILLGIGQGGALGLALTMMVLRSGDAHTAARLSGMAQTWGYLLAAAGPLVLGAVHQATHGWTVPIVLLLAVCAGLVLLGMGAGRDRRIGA
- a CDS encoding ABC transporter permease subunit yields the protein MPPETRTPAPSGAAQDVIHDIGYRHFDGPRLGRAYARRSLFSQSLRGAYGLGRSARSKVLPMLLFAVMCLPAGIMVAVAVFAKMNDLPVAYTRYAIYLQAVIGLYLAAQAPQSVSRDLRFRTVPLYFSRPIERVDYVAAKFAAMASALFILTAAPLLILYVGALLAKMDFVDQTKGLAQGLVSVALLSLLFAGLGLVISALTPRRGFGVAAVIAALTIPYAAVSAVQGIAAVQGQEGVVGWLALCSPITLIDSVQATFLGGTASFPDEVQPSTAAGLVALLVTLCAVAGSYALLMRRYRKAGL
- a CDS encoding ABC transporter ATP-binding protein; translation: MTTIQIDHVSRWFGNVVAVNDITMTIGPGVTGLLGPNGAGKSTLINMMGGFLAPSGGTVTLDGRTVWRNESVYRHIGIVPEREAMYDFLTGREFVVANAELHGLGKDAARRALATVEMEYAQDRRISTYSKGMRQRVKMASALVHDPSVLLLDEPFNGMDPRQRMQLMDLLRRMGADGRTVLFSSHILEEVEQLASHIEVVVAGRHAASGDFRKIRRLMTDRPHRYLVRSTDDRALAAALIADPSTAGIEVDLQDGALRIQAVDFPRFTALLPRVARDHGIRLLTVSPSDESLESVFSYLVAA
- a CDS encoding ABC transporter ATP-binding protein produces the protein MIVTESLSKRYPRVTALDRLTVDIGPGVTGLVGANGAGKSTLIKLLLGLAPASEGSAAVLGLDVATEGGAIRERVGYMPEHDCLPPDVSATEFVVHMARMSGLPPTAARERTADTLRHVGLYEERYRPIGGYSTGMKQRVKLAQALVHDPQLVFLDEPTNGLDPVGRDEMLGLIRRVYTEFGISVLVTSHLLGELERTCDHVVVIDGGKLLRSSATDDFMQLTASLAVEVTDTDEHPDGTEALRAALTRAGVAVTTATPGSQGVASAAHLLYVEATGEETYDLLRDTVADLGLGLVRMEQRRHRISEVFQNGDAAGGQDAQTARTQPARTQAAQTPDAPARADASTDPAATTAEAPTAAEAPTTAQASTTADAPPSAKAPATTAHRAPKDGGAPDAA